TGGACCACGTTGGTGATGCATGCATCATGGACAAAGTAATCAATCAAGATTATCAcactaattaaaaatttattatcttAAGATTCTGACTCCAAATAAGACAAGCAACATCCCTTTCATCCTCTCCATCCACCATCCTCACCTCTTCCTCCTTATCAACCATCTCAATCTCCTTCTCCATCACCAACACTTTTCGACTAGGTGGCCAGTCCAGCGGCATCCATCGAGCTTAAATTGTTGGAACTCACACGACTTGGCTTACCATACGATGGGCCGCGCCCCGTGTTGCGACAAGGCCACCGTGAAGAGAGGCCCTTGGTCGCCGGAGGAGGATGAGAAGCTCAAGTCCTACATCGACCAGCACGGCACTGGGGATAACTGGATCGCCCTCCCCAAAAAGATTGGTAGGTGATTAGTTAATTCCTGTAGTTAATCAATCCATAATGGTGTGTTTAATTAGTTGGTTAACCAATTTGTTGCTACAATGGTGTGATTAGGCCTGAAAAGGTGCGGCAAGAGCTGCCGGCTCCGGTGGCTGAACTATCTCCGGCCGAACTTGAAGCACGGCCACTTCTCCGAGGAGGAAGACAACATCATCTCCACCCTCTTCATCAGCATCGGCAGCAGGTGATCAATGATTAATTAAGCTTtagttaagattaattaatttagtgGATTAGTCGAATTATGACAATTAACTTAGTAATTAGTCGAAGGATTATGACAAAATTAACATATGTTAGACACATGACTTCTAGTTAAATTAAAAAGTTCATATATATTAactccttgttttttttttcgatttaGATTAACATTTTGTTAGTATGCTATGCATCTTAATTAACCCTCCTAATACAATTTTTTTTCATGAAAAATGTttagaatttcattttttaaaagatatatattttttaatagatgGTCAATTATTGCAACGCAATTACCGGGAAGAACAGACAACGAGATCAAGAACTACTGGAACACGAAGTTGAAGAAGAAGCTCTTCGGAAAGAACATTAATTCTGATCagccgaagaagaagaaactttCCACTCTTGTCGGTGCCACACTCGACGGCTGCCGGTCTCGGTCAGAAAGCCAAGAAGTCCGAGCTCCGGTGATGGCTCCGGCTGCCGGCGAAGACACTACTGTCAGTACTAATTATTCATCAGGATCCTCTTCCACATACGGACTCACGGGGGAGCTGGACGAGCTCTTCCAGTTCAGCACGATCAAGTTGGAGGAGATGGACTGGCTTTTCGGAGCGGCAGCGGCAGCCGTGGGCGAGAGTTCATCGGCGGTGATGGCGCCGGTGAGCTGCGGCGAGCGTGGTCCGGTTGACACTGGCGGGACCAGCGCAAGTGCGTGGCCGTGTGATAATGTAACTAATGGAGGTTTTTACATTTAATTGTGTGTGTAAATAATGACCGCTGTTGATTTTCTCGGAGGAACTCGGACAATGAGAAATATTATCCGGTTTGTAATTTgtgatattttatatttatttcacatttccttttttttctttatatatatatatatatatatattattaaaaatatgtcCCATTACTATTTTGATAaagcttaaaataaaattaagttaataatatttttttacgtcgaaaataattttaagatttattaataatttctaTAAACACATCAATTAGGGATCTAAAGTTCAAGATTTAGCAGCAGtgtattattgaaaatttttctcattaatcaattagtgatctagagttcgatcgagactcagctacgacatattattaaaaaaatttttattaatCAATCAGAGATCTAGAGTTGGAGACTTAACTACGatgtattattgagaatttttctcattaattaattagaagtctagagttctctttagtctcacatcttagaCTTGGTAACAccaaacttctataaatattttcggTCAGCGATATTAAAaagtatatttttcttagtttttttttactaagatcaagtatgatattaaattaattttttataagggaaGTCTGTTATAGTAGCTTGCGGTTGGTATTCTGAAGCTTGGAGTCCGTTACAATAGTTTGTTGTTGGGATTTTTAGGTGTCACCTTAGCATTGCACTATTACATGGGTCTGACATACCCTTATCCAATTTGTTCTTATCAgattaatatctgatataaataattaaattattttttcatgaagGAGAGTCCGTTACCCGCATGCATTCATGTATTATATTAACATACGCAATTAGGGACGGAGCTACGTATAACTCTGGTAGGGCACCCCACCTCAATTTTTTGTAAGCACCccactaaaaataaataaaagtagggcaatactaaaaaattaaaactattttctaTAGGTTAATTCTTCTTCTCTCGGATCTCTCCTTGCATTGCCCCACCTGGTATAAGGGGCATAACTTATGCAATGCCCGTGCACGATCactagtgtgtgtgtgtgtgatgatgatgatgatgttgtgGGGAAATAGATAGATCACACAAGGCGCCTTGGGTCAGTTGAAAGTTAAATTGGTCAGTTAAAAGTCAAGCTAAGCTATCAATGAAAGAGAGTCGTTCACACTCGACTCTCTCAAACTTAGTCACACTCGACTCCCTTAGCTCGGTCATGCTCGACTCCCTTAGCTTAGTCATACCTGATTCCCTCAGCTTAGATAAAGTTAATTCCCTCAGCTATGCAGCTCAGCTCTTTACCCTACCTTCGGATTCAGGCGTGGACTCCCCCTCCCAATAGTGAGGTAGATGGGCACCAAAATAAACAGAAGACATGAAGCAGTTGAGGATACAGATGAAAGTACGAGAACCCACATGGTAGCCCCATGATTTGAATGTGGGATTTGTGCCCCTTGGGAGAAGGTATAAAAGAAAAGCCGCTTGGGCAGTCTTAGGTACACACACATAAGTCACAAAACTCTACTACTGTCAAATGTTTTTCTTCCAACCAACCCTCTTCTAACTTAGTATTGGAATGGTCATGTCGAGCTCAACCTCGACCTCCATTCTACCTTTTGTTGAGCATGTCGAGATCTCGGGAGCTTTATTCGGCACCGACTCACTAAGAAGTCACCCCATCAAAGTTGCTCTTGACTTACGCGCACAGCAGCGATTTAAACCAGGACATATGATAAAAAATTATCTAATTTTTAATCAACATCTTCTCTATATCAACACAAATTCCTATTATTGCTTTCAACACTACTCTTATAAACTATCTAACCAACAAGATTAAGATTGTCAGTAGGTAAAATTAATGATTAATCTACTTGGTTTGATTGACTTGATATTACAAATCACATGCAAGAACTAATAATATTAGAAATTCTCATGGTTATAATTGCATTGAGTTGAATCATCAAGATTACCATTTTCATCCATTTTATAAATTCTAGAattattaatatttcttaattctAGTTAGCTTTGTGGACTTAAGAGAACATTTAACTTAATTGATTTGACATTTGGTTAAATTCTAGATATgtttataataattaattatctaagtttaatttgcattttttttttgacTTAAGGTAGAAGGAAAACACATCAATAATAGAACACTGTGATTCTTCTTTATAGAGATGGCAATAGTACTCGATAATCAAAGCTTAACAAATATACGCTAATTTACGTCAGGTTCAAAAATTACGATATATTGGCACGTAACCAATTTATCTTATACTTGACTAGGTTTCATGACAATTTGAACAATGTGAGGCAATGAAGTTGGTAGGAAAGGAGTGTTTTTTCAAAAGACATCCATTTGTATATTGCTTGCGGTCCAACAAGATTGATAAATTTTGTAAGAAAATGTTCATTTTTTAGTCATTGGTATTATTACCTATTTGACGTTTTTCCGATTTTCTTTTTATATGTGCAAATTTCCTTAGCAAAAGCTCTTTTTCTTCAAAAATGAAAATTGGATGAGTTGATCCAATTTTCCTACTTGTTTATTATATATCAACTTGTGTATATGGATCAAACTAAATTGCATTTACGATATAATCCACTTGAATTAattatcgaatcaaaggtacaaaatcaaatcaaatcaattgAAGAACACCAACCTTCACTATTCAACTAGTGTTGGAGAAAAGGATTAACAAGTTCAAAAGATTCATGAAAATTAAAGATTGACCAAAACAAAAGAATCATGCAAAAATGCCTATGAGAAAGgtctttataaataaataaataaaaatatcatagGACATCAATGACACCATGCCAAAGGAaaagttatgctttatgttggTTGAGTCACACTTTTTCAATTATAGATGTAGAAGATGGCATGCCCTATAATTGAATAATTGAGGGTTAGGGTAGGGTTTATCATGTTTCCATAGTCATGTCAAAAGCCATTTGATATTTTGGACTAAAGTCCTTTTGCATCTACCTTTTCACTTTTTCTTGAAGGATTAATAGTCAAGTAAAGCTAGCTAGAAActagatttaagtttgaattgaaTAAGTCAAGAGCATAAAATACTTTTGCACTAGTCATTCTTCTTGCACagtctcttttttttctttctttctctagATCATCACTATACACCAAGGCTAAAATCCTTGCGAACAAGATTCTCGTTAGGGCTTTCTTCAATCTCTTAAGAAGCCTTATGTGATTGGCTATGCCACTCGCAATGAGTGTGAACTTTTTAGATCATTGTCGTTACTCATGCATTTGCGAACTTGTTGTAGATGTCTCATATTATATCGTTCGAAGTTGGTGTAGCTCATTTTGAGCTAGTTATGTGATCTAATTCAATTTTAGTACTATGAAGAAATCTATGCATCTGATCACCTTCTTTTAGTTCGATATAAACTAAAGGTTTATGCAACACTTTCAGTTTGAGAAGGGTGTTAAAAGAAGGGATTATTTAACAATCTTTGTCAATTTTTACCCATTCAATATGCTTTGATCCCTTGCGAGATCATTCTGATGTCTAAGTCATCATGGGGTCgagaaagaaaaatataatatGGAAGAGAAAGAGGATTAGAGTTAGGGTTAATGTAACAAAAACATACCTCCTTTCATCATTACGTACCTACATTATTTATAGCCTTGCGCTTCCAACCCCTAATGGGTTATCGGATCATGAATTGCAGATTGCGGTTACTAGAGATCGAGGTGATATTATCGGTGGTAACAATATCTTTATTTAAAGATATTGTGCAAATAAAATGAAGCAAAATACTTATAAGACTTAAGAATATTATCCCCCACGCGATTAGGCCGCATAATGTCAAACATGATGCAACGACTCGAGAGCATATTTTGATCCATCAACCCTAAATAATTCAAGGGAGCATCTTGCGTCGAGGTGATTGTGATAATCAATCTATTAATTGAAAATCTCAGATGGCCATTAAATTAATCCATGACAGAGATTAGTCACTAGCATAAAGTGTTCATTAGCACAGCTAGCTCACACGGAATTATTAACTAGCAAACCactttattgaattttatattaATCAAATTGTAAATCTTTTATATTAAAGTGGATAATTAATATGCTTATTAGTACTATAATGTTTGTTGTTGTGTCTTTGATTGAGTTGTCAAAGGAATCTTAAGGGATACCATTGAACAAGTGCTGATgagataataattaattaattagcttattgtcgaattatattaattatatgtGGTTGCTTGCTTGCTAATATAAAGAATCAAACACGCCAACACAAGTTGTCGTGTTCCTATGTCATATTGGATGTTTGATAGGAAGGTTAATTATGTTGGGACTGGTGGCGTCAC
This genomic stretch from Zingiber officinale cultivar Zhangliang chromosome 7A, Zo_v1.1, whole genome shotgun sequence harbors:
- the LOC122000483 gene encoding transcription repressor MYB6-like, coding for MGRAPCCDKATVKRGPWSPEEDEKLKSYIDQHGTGDNWIALPKKIGLKRCGKSCRLRWLNYLRPNLKHGHFSEEEDNIISTLFISIGSRWSIIATQLPGRTDNEIKNYWNTKLKKKLFGKNINSDQPKKKKLSTLVGATLDGCRSRSESQEVRAPVMAPAAGEDTTVSTNYSSGSSSTYGLTGELDELFQFSTIKLEEMDWLFGAAAAAVGESSSAVMAPVSCGERGPVDTGGTSASAWPCDNVTNGGFYI